From Rutidosis leptorrhynchoides isolate AG116_Rl617_1_P2 chromosome 3, CSIRO_AGI_Rlap_v1, whole genome shotgun sequence, a single genomic window includes:
- the LOC139900018 gene encoding uncharacterized protein — protein MLVLNSGSRICRSSFQLREKEEKKDDKTDAADDVVSVHQSTRRTFLRRRNLEALSSATYDTTLGVVDSEHGPSLAAPLLQHGVTTIYSLSAPFDSSALSPLYHDCGDCTYVCDHCGALFWYDECIKKTFKDRKIYYHCCCENGRVRLPFYAKPPGALKELLGTRSFMDNVCAYNQMFSMTSFGARIDETINDDRSPYVFKVSGQIYHWIGSLCPQPGTRPRFLQLYIYDTDTEVENRMSHFGGGNSNRICEDIVRRLIVLLDSQNELVMLFWTTRDKCNAAEIPTFRIRLFSVARSKQHSLPTSDAIGAIVFDTGLQALSDYDVIIHPSIELDRMDYIRKKQKDIRKDYLSGLYGVISRGDQTGSDVDSRTILPASFTGGPRYMYSHYLNALAICRVFGNPQFFVTFTCNVKWPEIARYLQPFPLLTASDRAEIVARVFRFKVKQFVAFLKDRKPLGDFIGVLYTIEFQKRGLPHCHTLLWLYSSASSPISKRIDDYISTELPDPRTDLAGYAVVSATMIHGPCGIPNLRAPCMEGPTCTKNFLKKYNEKTFFDTDGHAHYRRHNTGVYTTRVGVHLDNSYVVLYNILLCMTFQAHINVECCGSTTLIKYLFKYISKGTDRIAARISNPVGSNSSTRPQTSQPVDEVQNFIDARFICPHEACWRIFNFPIHHREPAVQILSVHLENMQRMKFRGKQSLQEIVENTEKKKTTLNEWLCYNASSSARRHLAYLDFPSEFVWYQAQKSWKSRANINKSSIGRMSYIHPSFGEAFFLRMLLCHQKGCTSFADIRTVNQVEYQTYRSACEAVGLLGDDKEWTIALEEASVFASASQLRSLFAHILVYSEVSNPLALWEKH, from the exons ATGCTTGTCTTAAATTCAGGCTCGCGCATTTGCAGATCATCATTCCAG TTGcgtgaaaaagaagaaaaaaaagatgacaAAACAGATGCAGCCGATGATGTAGTCTCTGTACACCAATCGACAAGGCGGACATTCCTGCGCAGGCGTAATTTGGAAGCATTGTCCTCGGCAACTTATGATACTACTTTAG GCGTCGTTGACTCCGAGCACGGCCCGTCGTTAGCTGCTCCATTACTTCAACATGGAGTTACAACCATATATAGTTTATCTGCGCCTTTCGATTCTTCAG CTTTATCTCCTCTGTACCATGACTGCGGTGATTGCACATACGTCTGTGACCATTGTGGGGCCCTATTTTGGTATGACGAGTGTATAAAAAAGACCTTCAAGGACAGAAAAATCTACTACCACTGTTGCTGTGAAAATGGTCGAGTACGGTTACCGTTTTATGCAAAACCTCCCGGCGCTTTGAAGGAACTTTTAGGAACGCGCAGTTTCATGGATAACGTCTGTGCTTATAATCAAATGTTCAGTATGACCTCTTTCGGCGCGCGCATTGATGAGACGATAAATGACGATCGGTCTCCGTATGTTTTCAAAGTTTCGGGCCAGATTTACCACTGGATTGGTTCCCTATGTCCTCAACCGGGGACACGTCCACGATTCCTACAGCTTTACATCTACGATACAGACACTGAAGTTGAAAACAGAATGTCCCATTTTGGTGGTGGGAATTCAAATCGCATCTGTGAAGATATTGTTCGCAGACTTATTGTCTTGCTTGATTCGCAGAACGAACTTGTGATGCTGTTCTGGACAACCAGAGATAAATGTAATGCTGCTGAGATACCAACTTTCAGGATTCGATTGTTTAGTGTCGCCAGATCAAAGCAACATAGCCTTCCTACTTCTGATGCAATAGGGGCTATTGTCTTTGATACTGGTCTGCAGGCACTTTCGGATTATGATGTAATAATCCACCCAAG TATTGAATTAGATCGGATGGATTACATTAGGAAGAAACAGAAAGACATCAGGAAAGATTACCTCTCGGGTTTGTACGGAGTCATCAGTAGGGGTGATCAGACCGGTTCAGATGTCGACAGTAGAACTATCCTCCCAGCTTCTTTCACCGGCGGTCCCCGTTATATGTACAGTCACTATCTTAATGCCCTGGCGATTTGTCGTGTTTTTGGGAATCCGCAATTCTTTGTCACTTTTACTTGCAATGTTAAGTGGCCAGAAATAGCTCGGTATCTGCAGCCTTTTCCTCTGCTTACTGCATCAGACCGTGCTGAAATTGTCGCAAGAGTTTTCCGCTTCAAAGTCAAACAATTTGTTGCTTTTTTAAAAGACAGGAAACCACTGGGTGACTTTATAGGAG TTCTGTATACCATTGAATTCCAGAAAAGAGGGTTGCCTCATTGTCATACATTGTTGTGGTTGTATTCCTCAGCCTCATCACCTATAAGCAAAAGAATAGATGATTACATATCTACTGAACTTCCTGACCCGAGAACTGACCTCGCTGGTTACGCGGTGGTCTCTGCGACTATGATCCATGGGCCCTGTGGCATTCCCAACTTGCGTGCACCATGCATGGAAGGGCCTACTTGCACTAAAAATTTCCTAAAAAAATACAACGAGAAAACCTTCTTTGATACTGATGGCCATGCACACTACCGAAGGCATAATACTGGTGTGTATACAACGCGTGTCGGGGTCCATCTCGATAACAGCTATGTAGTTCTTTACAATATACTACTTTGTATGACTTTCCAAGCTCATATAAATGTTGAGTGTTGTGGATCAACCACCCTGATCAAATACCTGTTCAAGTACATTTCAAAGGGTACCGACCGCATTGCTGCTCGCATATCCAATCCAGTCGGTAGTAACAGCAGTACGAGGCCACAGACCTCTCAACCAGTAGATGAAGTTCAGAATTTTATAGACGCCCGGTTCATTTGCCCACACGAGGCTTGCTGGCGCATTTTTAACTTCCCGATTCATCATCGTGAACCGGCAGTTCAGATCCTGTCTGTCCATTTAGAAAATATGCAGCGTATGAAGTTTCGTGGCAAGCAATCGCTTCAAGAAATTGTCGAAAACACGGAAAAGAAGAAAACTACTTTGAATGAGTGGCTATGTTATAACGCCTCTTCTTCAGCTAGGAGGCACCTGGCATATTTGGATTTCCCATCTGAATTTGTTTGGTATCAAGCACAGAAAAGCTGGAAAAGTAGGGCAAATATTAACAAGTCTTCGATTGGAAGGATGTCATACATACATCCCTCATTCGGAGAGGCTTTTTTCCTAAGAATGCTTTTGTGCCATCAAAAGGGGTGCACAAGCTTTGCAGATATTAGAACTGTGAACCAAGTTGAATACCAGACATACCGTTCTGCTTGCGAGGCCGTTGGCCTTCTTGGTGATGAT